The Thermoanaerobaculia bacterium DNA window CTGACGATCGAGAACTGCGAGATCCGGGAAGGGGACGCCTCGGCCGACCAGAACTTCGCAGCCGGCGGGGCGCTGCTGGCCGACGGCCTGTCCGACGTCAAGCTGACGCTGAGGAATGTCTCGTTCCGGCTGAACAGGGCGCGCTCCGGCGGCGCGGTCCACGTCGAGACCAGCTCGACCTGCGTCGGCTGCCGGATCACGATCGAGCGCTCGCTCTTCGAGCAGAACGTCGCGGAGCACGATGTGGGCGTATTCCTGGTGCGCGGCGGGGGCCTCTTCCTCCAACTGCGCGGCGACACGCAGGCGCGCATCGTCGATACGATCTTCGAGGGGAACCAGGCCCGGACCGATTTCGCCGGCAACCAGGCGACGGGCGGAGCGCTCTTCGCCGGTCTCTCCGACGCAGCGTCGCTCGAGATCCGGCGGACTTCGTTTTCCTCGAACTCCGCGCTCGCCGGTCCCGGCGCTTCCGCGGTGGCCGGCGGCGCCTCGATCTGGCCTTGGAGCTCGTCGCCGCTGGTGATGGAGGACATCGACCTGCAGGGCAACCATCTCGTCGGGCCCGCCGCTGGCGTCTGGCCGGCGACTGCGCTCGACATCCATTCGGGCTTTTCCGGCAGCTTTGCCCTCGACCGCCTGTCCTTCTACGCCAACGACGAGAGCGAGGACGGCGTCAACCTGCACCTCGAGCACAACTCGCCAGCGCCGGCATCGGCGCGCAATCTCCTCCTCGCCACTGGCCCACGGCGGGCCGCCGATGTGCTGAACTGGAGCTCCGGGGCGATCGCACTCTCCCACTGGACGGTCACGGATCACGTTGAACGCGGCCTCAGACTCTGGCGGAACCCGGGTAATGCCGGCGCATTGCGCCTCGACAATTCGATCGTCTGGGCGAACGGTTCTGAGGTCGTGCAGGAGGGATTCCCGACCGTCGACCCGGTGAACAACCTGATCGGCGTCAACCCGCTGTTCGAGGCGCCGGGGCTCGGCGGCTTCCGTCTGACGGCGCTTTCTCCGGCGATCGATCAGGGTGATCCCATCTGGTCGGGAGGGCCCTACGACGTCGTCCACGCTCCGCGCTCGGCGGCGGGGGCGCCCGACGCCGGTGCCTACGAGCACGGCGGACTGTTCGCCGACGGATTCGAGAGCGCCGACGCCGGAGTCTGGAGCGCGGCATTCTTCTAGGCCTGCGTGAAAAGAGGGACGGTCACCGATTGGAGAATGGGTTCCCGTCCCCGCTTGTTGGATCTCCTGCTTCTCTGCGGGGGTTTGCACTGTCCCTGGTAAAGGCTCGGTGAGAGCATCGGGGTAGACTTCGGCGATGGTAGCCCGACCCCTGCCGCCGCTTCCGGGTATCGATCCGGCGACGGCGCCGAGCGCCGACGACCCGGGGTATTCGGACTGGGTGGAGCGCGTCGGCTTTTCTCCCGAGGGCGTCGACCGGATGCAGATCTGGGAGATGCTGCACGCGACGCCCGCCGAGAGACTCGCGGCGATCGAGGCGCTGTCGCGCGAGATGGAGATCCTGCGCCGTGCCAGAGCTGCCGCTCGCGGCAAGTGAGCTGCTTCCGGTATTCGACCGGCACGGCGTGCGGTTCATCGTCGTGGGCGCTGTCGCGGCCGTGGCTGCCGGGGCGCCGATCATGACCAAGGACGTCGATCTCCTGATCGACCTGCGCGAGGACAATCTCGTCCGCGTCCTCGCCGCCTGTGCGGAGCTCGAGGCGACCTACAAGGACCCGGCAGGCCGGCGGCTCGTACCGGATCTCGCGAAGCTCAGTAGCTTCCGGCTTCACCTGCTGCGCACGCGGCTGGGGGAGGTCGACCTGATGCGCGAGATCGGTGACGGCTGGACGTACGCCGATCTCCTTCCGCGCAGTCAGGAGCTCGACCTGGGGTCGGCTCGCGCCCGGGTCCTCGACCTCGACGCCGTGATCGAATCGAAGCGATTCGCCAATCGGGAGAAGGATCGCGCGGTGCTCCCGGTCCTCCTCGAGACGCTGCGCCTGCAGAAGTTGAAAGGTGCTCGATAGCGAAGTCCTGCGACTGCGACGCCGGCTTTGAAGCGCCCGCGGTTACGCTGGCCCGCCTTCATCGAGGACGACGCGGTTCCTGCCCGCAGCTTTGGCGCGGTAGAGAGCCTGGTCGGCGCGCGCGAGGAGATCTGCGGCATCGCTCCCTTCGCCCGGAATCATCGCGGCGATGCCGATGCTGAGGGTGACGAACGGCGCTGCCGCCGAGCTCGGATGCGGCAGCTTCAGGGCGCGGACGCGATCGAGAGCCTCGCCGGCGACGCGGGCGGCGCCGGCCGCGTCGCTGTCGCGCAGCAACAGCACCATCTCTTCGCCGCCATAGCGGGCCGCGAGGTCCGTCTCGCGGCGGAGGCAGCCGTGGAGGGCCTGGGCTATCGCGATGAGCGCGCGGTCGCCTTCTGGATGGCCGCGGGAGTCGTTGTAGAGCTTGAAGAAGTCGACGTCGGCGAGCGCCACGGCGAGGGCGGCGCCCCGCCGGCGATGGTCCGCCCAGGCCGCTCGCAGCGCTTCGTCGAAGGAACGCCGGTTTGGAATCTGCGTCAGGCCGTCGAGGCTCGCGAGGCGCTCGAGCTCGCGGTTGGCGACGGAGAGCTCGCCGGTGCGCGCCGCGACCACCGACTCGAGCTCGCGCTGGCGCGCTTCGAGCCGCCACACTCGCAGGCGGTAGGTGGCGTAGAGCAGCGCGAGGCCCGTCGCCGCGGCGAGGAGGCGAAACCACCCGGTTTCGACGAGCCGCGGCGCGACGCTGAACGCGAGACTCGCGCCGGTGTCGTTCCACACGCCGTCCTCGTTGGCGGCTCGGACCTCGAGCCGGTAGTCGCCGTGGGGCAGCTCGGTGTAATAGGCGACGCGGCGCGCGCCGGCCTCCGTCCACCCGGGGTCGAAGCCTTCGAGCCGATAGCGGAACCGCACCTTGCCCGGCTCGCGGAGGGCGAGCGCGGTGTAGTCGATCTCGAGCGCATGGCTGCCGGCGGCGAGGCGCATGCCGTCGCGGGGCGCCAGCCCGTTGCCGTCGACCTCCAGGGACTCGATGACGACCGGGGGCGGATGGGGGTTCGTCGGCAGATGATCCGGGTCGAAGACGACCGCGCCGCGAATCGTCGGGAACCAGAGGTGGCCGTCGCGCGTCACCATGCCGGCGGGTTGCGTCCCGCCATAGCATTCGGCGCTGCGCATGCCGTCGCCCGCGCCGAGCGTGAGCGGCACGATGCGTTCCCGACGACCGGCGAAGAGCTCTTCGACCTCGCTGACCACGACCGCGGAGAGGCCGCGATTGCCGCACATCCACAGTCTGCCGCTCCTGTCCGGCAGCAGGCGCCCGACCATGTCCTCGGCCAGGCCCTCGCCGACCTGGACGGTCGCGAAGCGTCCGTCCGCGAACTGGCTGAGGCCGCCGCCGGCAGTGCCGATCCAGAGCGCGCCTGCGGGCTCCTGATGCAGAGCCAGAACCGAGCGGTCAGGGAGGCCGTCGGCCGTCGTCCAGGCGGCGAGCCGGCCGCCTTCGAGTCTCGCCAGGCCTTCGTTGGTGCCGATCCAGAGCGCGCCGCGCGGCTCCTCGAGGAGCGCCTGGACGAAGCCGCCCGGCAGTCCGTCGGCGACCGTCCAGGTCTCGAGGTGTTCCCGGTGCCCGCCAGGGTCGGCGGTCAACCGATGGAGACCGCCGCCGCCGGTGCCGATCCAGAGTCCGCCGCCGCGCGCCGCGAGCAGCGCGTAGACCGACGGGTCCGCGAGCCGGCGGCGATCGAACGGCACGCGGAAGCGTCCGCCTTCGAAGCGCGCCAGTCCGCCGCCATAGGTTCCCGCCCAGACTGTGCCGCCTTCGTCCTCGGCGAGCGCGGTCACGGTCGCGCTCGGCAGGCCGTCGGCGATGCCGAAGATCCGCACCGCGCCGTCGCCGCCGTTACCTCCGGCGCGAATGCGGGCGACGCCGCCGGAGCTCATGCCCAGCCAGACGGCCCCCTGCCGATCCTCGAGCGTCGCGTAGACGACGTCGGCCGGCAGACCTTCGGCGCGCCCGAAGGTCGTGACCCTGCCGTCGCGCAGGCGCGCGAGCCCGCCGGTGCTGGTGCCGAGCCAGAGGCTGCCCTCGCTGTCCTCGAGAATCGCGTTGACGATGTTGCTCGACAGGCCACGCGCGGCGTCGAGAACGCCGATCACAAAGGTCTCGGAGGTCTCGAGCGTGCCAACGGGTTGCGGGGGTGCCGTGGATTCCGCCGCATCGCGGGACGGTCCGGCCTCGGCGCGCAGCCGGTTGAGACCGCCGCCCTGGGTGCCGACCCAGAAGCTTCCGGCGCGATCGCGGTAGAGGGCGCGGATCTGGTTGCTGCTCAACCCGTCGCGCGTGGTGAATCCCCGCAGGTGTCCGTCGCGAAGCCGTTGCAGGCCGCCGTCGGTCGCGATCCAGAGTGTGCCGTCGGGATCGAACCAGAGATCGAAGGTGCTGTTGTCGAGCAGACCGTCGCGCTGTGTGAGGGTCGTGAGCTCTCTCCCGATGAACCGCGAGACCCCCGCTTCGGTGGCGAGCCACAGCGCGCCATCCGCGGCCTCGCGCAGAGCGCGGATGCGGCGACCCGGAGGCAGGGCGGTAACCGATGGCGAAGGGTCGGGTTCGGAGGCGGGCGCGATGAGCTTGCCGGCCTCCAATCGAAGCAGGCCGGCGCCGCGGGTACCCACCCAGAGGCGTCCGTGGCGATCCTCGAGCAGGGTCGAGATCCGCAGGTCGCCGGCTGCGGCGTCGACGCGCTC harbors:
- a CDS encoding diguanylate cyclase; the encoded protein is MTVGPRRRRRRVAAIAASCLAGWLANAPDAPLQALDPAKAVTQYLLDVWQAEQGLPQNSVSAVLRTRDGYLWAGTEQGLVRFDGIRFTVFDRRNTEAMPSNGIAALLEDRAGQLWVGTARGLVKRASAGGGFERVDAAAGDLRISTLLEDRHGRLWVGTRGAGLLRLEAGKLIAPASEPDPSPSVTALPPGRRIRALREAADGALWLATEAGVSRFIGRELTTLTQRDGLLDNSTFDLWFDPDGTLWIATDGGLQRLRDGHLRGFTTRDGLSSNQIRALYRDRAGSFWVGTQGGGLNRLRAEAGPSRDAAESTAPPQPVGTLETSETFVIGVLDAARGLSSNIVNAILEDSEGSLWLGTSTGGLARLRDGRVTTFGRAEGLPADVVYATLEDRQGAVWLGMSSGGVARIRAGGNGGDGAVRIFGIADGLPSATVTALAEDEGGTVWAGTYGGGLARFEGGRFRVPFDRRRLADPSVYALLAARGGGLWIGTGGGGLHRLTADPGGHREHLETWTVADGLPGGFVQALLEEPRGALWIGTNEGLARLEGGRLAAWTTADGLPDRSVLALHQEPAGALWIGTAGGGLSQFADGRFATVQVGEGLAEDMVGRLLPDRSGRLWMCGNRGLSAVVVSEVEELFAGRRERIVPLTLGAGDGMRSAECYGGTQPAGMVTRDGHLWFPTIRGAVVFDPDHLPTNPHPPPVVIESLEVDGNGLAPRDGMRLAAGSHALEIDYTALALREPGKVRFRYRLEGFDPGWTEAGARRVAYYTELPHGDYRLEVRAANEDGVWNDTGASLAFSVAPRLVETGWFRLLAAATGLALLYATYRLRVWRLEARQRELESVVAARTGELSVANRELERLASLDGLTQIPNRRSFDEALRAAWADHRRRGAALAVALADVDFFKLYNDSRGHPEGDRALIAIAQALHGCLRRETDLAARYGGEEMVLLLRDSDAAGAARVAGEALDRVRALKLPHPSSAAAPFVTLSIGIAAMIPGEGSDAADLLARADQALYRAKAAGRNRVVLDEGGPA